From Glycine max cultivar Williams 82 chromosome 11, Glycine_max_v4.0, whole genome shotgun sequence, the proteins below share one genomic window:
- the LOC100803089 gene encoding aspartic proteinase PCS1 — translation MPPSSLFSNMHFLFFFLLSSIHLSVQLNHTTTTTNNSTSLFSLSFPLTSLSLSTNTALKMMLRNSLIANTNNNNTQLKSPPSSPYNYKLSFKYSMALIVDLPIGTPPQVQPMVLDTGSQLSWIQCHKKAPAKPPPTASFDPSLSSTFSTLPCTHPVCKPRIPDFTLPTSCDQNRLCHYSYFYADGTYAEGNLVREKFTFSRSLFTPPLILGCATESTDPRGILGMNRGRLSFASQSKITKFSYCVPTRVTRPGYTPTGSFYLGHNPNSNTFRYIEMLTFARSQRMPNLDPLAYTVALQGIRIGGRKLNISPAVFRADAGGSGQTMLDSGSEFTYLVNEAYDKVRAEVVRAVGPRMKKGYVYGGVADMCFDGNAIEIGRLIGDMVFEFEKGVQIVVPKERVLATVEGGVHCIGIANSDKLGAASNIIGNFHQQNLWVEFDLVNRRMGFGTADCSRLAK, via the coding sequence ATGCCTCCATCATCACTGTTTTCAAACATGcatttcttgttcttttttcttctctcctcCATACACCTCTCTGTACAACTCAaccacaccaccaccaccactaacAACTCAACCTCATTATTCTCACTCTCTTTCCCTCTCACATCACTCTCCCTCTCCACCAACACCGCTCTCAAGATGATGCTACGCAACTCACTCAttgcaaacacaaacaacaacaacacacaaCTTAAATCACCACCTTCTTCTCCTTACAACTACAAGTTGTCTTTCAAATACTCCATGGCTTTAATCGTGGACCTTCCCATTGGTACCCCACCGCAGGTCCAGCCCATGGTGTTGGACACCGGAAGCCAGCTCTCGTGGATTCAGTGTCACAAAAAAGCACCCGCGAAGCCTCCCCCAACGGCGTCGTTTGACCCTTCTCTCTCCTCTACCTTTTCTACCCTTCCGTGTACTCACCCTGTCTGCAAGCCCCGAATTCCCGATTTTACCCTCCCCACCTCCTGCGACCAGAACCGCCTCTGCCACTACTCCTACTTCTACGCCGACGGCACTTACGCCGAGGGCAATCTCGTCAGAGAAAAATTCACTTTTTCGCGTTCCCTTTTTACCCCCCCTCTCATCCTCGGCTGCGCCACCGAGTCCACCGACCCCAGGGGCATTTTGGGAATGAACCGTGGACGCCTCTCCTTCGCTTCCCAgtccaaaattacaaaattctcCTACTGTGTCCCCACCCGCGTGACCCGACCTGGGTACACTCCAACCGGGTCGTTCTACCTTGGCCACAACCCGAATTCCAACACGTTTCGGTACATCGAAATGTTGACTTTTGCTCGGAGTCAACGCATGCCGAATCTCGATCCTTTGGCCTACACTGTAGCCTTACAGGGGATAAGAATCGGAGGAAGAAAACTCAACATCTCGCCGGCGGTTTTTCGTGCCGATGCTGGTGGGTCGGGTCAAACCATGCTTGACTCCGGATCCGAGTTTACTTACCTTGTTAACGAGGCTTATGATAAAGTGCGGGCTGAAGTAGTTAGGGCTGTGGGCCCCAGGATGAAGAAGGGTTACGTGTACGGTGGTGTTGCGGACATGTGTTTCGATGGGAATGCGATTGAGATCGGACGGCTAATAGGGGACATGGTGTTTGAGTTCGagaagggggtgcaaatagtggTTCCCAAGGAGAGGGTTCTGGCTACCGTGGAGGGTGGGGTTCACTGCATCGGGATTGCGAACTCTGATAAATTGGGTGCGGCCAGTAACATTATTGGGAATTTCCATCAGCAGAATCTGTGGGTGGAGTTTGATCTGGTCAATCGCAGAATGGGTTTTGGTACGGCTGATTGTAGTAGATTGGCTAAGTAG